From a single Kitasatospora azatica KCTC 9699 genomic region:
- a CDS encoding APC family permease, with translation MRSEELGETLLPKRLALPIFASDPLSSVAYATQEILLVLTLGGTTFLYLTPWVAAAVVALMAVVVLSYRQVVHAYPSGGGSYEVVSHNLGASAGLVVAASLLVDYVMTVAVSVASGVDNIISAFPGIASFRVLMAVGCVALLAAVNLRGVRESGKAFAAPTYLFITGIMLMVITGVVRIAFGHGPVAASAGYGIIPADHKDTLAGLGLLMLGLRAFASGCTALTGVEAISNGVPAFRKPKSKNAATTMSVMGITAVVMFMGITALALTSKIHITDDACRLTGFPGDCHSAPQQTVIAQLASAIFGGDHSVLFYFIQAVTALVLVLAANTAFNGFPLLASILAQHRYLPRQLHTRGDRLAFSNGIIALAVVAGGLLWLYGANVTSLIHLYILGVFTSFTLSQIGMVRHWNRTLATETDGKVRSGAHRSRVINGFGAVTTALVLAIVLLTKFTQGAWLAVVAAIVLWVMMRGIRRHYDAVADELTVDDPHAESVRPSKVHGIVLVSKLHKPTLRAIGYAEAFRPDSLEAVSVSVEKESTEELEAKWEEFDVRVPLKVLDSPFREITKPVVAYVRSVRRSSPRDAVAVFIPEYVVGHWWEHLLHNQSALWLKSRLLFTPGVMVISVPWQLSSAPHADHPARRAPGSVRRGEPAGNRSAREAIKAPENV, from the coding sequence ATGCGCAGCGAGGAGCTGGGCGAGACCCTGCTCCCGAAGCGGCTGGCGCTGCCGATCTTCGCCTCGGACCCGCTCTCCTCGGTGGCCTACGCCACCCAGGAGATCCTGCTGGTGCTCACCCTCGGCGGCACCACGTTCCTCTACCTCACGCCGTGGGTCGCGGCCGCCGTGGTCGCGCTGATGGCGGTCGTGGTGCTCTCCTACCGCCAGGTGGTGCACGCCTACCCGAGCGGCGGCGGCTCCTACGAGGTGGTCTCCCACAACCTCGGCGCGAGCGCCGGCCTGGTGGTGGCGGCCTCGCTGCTGGTCGACTACGTGATGACGGTGGCGGTCTCGGTGGCGTCCGGGGTGGACAACATCATCTCGGCCTTCCCGGGCATCGCCAGCTTCCGGGTGCTGATGGCGGTCGGCTGCGTCGCGCTGCTGGCCGCGGTGAACCTGCGCGGGGTGCGCGAGTCCGGCAAGGCGTTCGCCGCGCCGACGTACCTGTTCATCACCGGCATCATGCTGATGGTGATCACCGGCGTGGTCCGGATCGCGTTCGGCCACGGCCCGGTCGCGGCCAGCGCCGGGTACGGGATCATCCCGGCCGACCACAAGGACACGCTGGCGGGGCTGGGCCTGCTGATGCTGGGCCTGCGCGCCTTCGCCTCCGGCTGTACCGCGCTGACCGGGGTCGAGGCGATCTCCAACGGCGTGCCGGCCTTCCGCAAGCCGAAGTCGAAGAACGCGGCCACCACGATGTCCGTGATGGGCATCACCGCGGTGGTGATGTTCATGGGCATCACCGCGCTCGCGCTCACCTCGAAGATCCACATCACCGACGACGCCTGCCGGCTGACCGGCTTCCCGGGAGACTGCCACAGCGCCCCGCAGCAGACCGTGATCGCCCAGCTGGCCTCCGCGATCTTCGGCGGCGACCACAGCGTGCTGTTCTACTTCATCCAGGCCGTCACCGCGCTGGTCCTGGTGCTGGCCGCGAACACCGCCTTCAACGGGTTCCCGCTGCTCGCCTCGATCCTGGCCCAGCACCGCTACCTGCCCCGGCAACTGCACACCCGCGGCGACCGCCTCGCCTTCTCCAACGGCATCATCGCGCTCGCGGTGGTGGCCGGCGGCCTGCTCTGGCTCTACGGCGCGAACGTCACCAGCCTGATCCACCTCTACATCCTGGGCGTCTTCACCTCGTTCACGCTCTCCCAGATCGGCATGGTCCGGCACTGGAACCGGACGCTGGCCACCGAGACGGACGGCAAGGTCCGGTCCGGCGCCCACCGGTCCAGGGTGATCAACGGCTTCGGCGCGGTCACCACCGCGCTGGTCCTGGCGATCGTGCTGCTCACCAAGTTCACCCAGGGGGCCTGGCTGGCCGTGGTGGCGGCGATCGTGCTCTGGGTGATGATGCGCGGCATCCGCCGGCACTACGACGCCGTCGCCGACGAGCTGACCGTGGACGACCCGCACGCCGAGTCGGTCCGTCCGTCCAAGGTGCACGGCATCGTGCTGGTCTCCAAGCTGCACAAGCCGACCCTGCGGGCGATCGGGTACGCGGAGGCGTTCCGCCCGGACTCGCTGGAGGCGGTCAGCGTCTCGGTGGAGAAGGAGTCCACCGAGGAGCTCGAGGCCAAGTGGGAGGAGTTCGACGTCCGGGTGCCGCTCAAGGTGCTGGACTCGCCGTTCCGCGAGATCACCAAGCCGGTGGTGGCGTACGTCCGCTCGGTGCGCCGCAGCAGCCCGCGGGACGCGGTGGCGGTGTTCATCCCGGAGTACGTGGTCGGCCACTGGTGGGAGCACCTGCTGCACAACCAGTCCGCGCTCTGGCTGAAGAGCCGGCTGCTCTTCACCCCGGGCGTGATGGTGATCAGCGTGCCCTGGCAGCTCTCCTCGGCGCCGCACGCCGACCACCCGGCCCGCCGGGCCCCCGGCTCGGTCCGCCGCGGCGAGCCGGCCGGCAACCGCTCGGCGCGCGAGGCGATCAAGGCTCCGGAGAACGTCTGA
- a CDS encoding amidohydrolase family protein translates to MNADSASPDGPQHGNRSDSGAAGPGSSGGNPLGHGPVLLLAGARLADGRVVDVRISGDRIQAVGTAGSLGPLPQSALPCGSAISLAGEHEPAVAAGARIDLTGYLLLAAPAEPHAHHDTAFTALPPPAFADAARPVAPPTAPPTAPGAESPGELIRRVTEAALTSLGYGATAQRTHVRIGDVHGLRRLEAVLTARQALRGLAELQAVAVPRLLTGTVGADGRAALREALRLGADAVGGCPELDPDPVGFVQVVAELAAEFDCPVDLHLRGGDPGQLARLTALLAPLRPRFAVGPCDRLGPGGGAALRAAGARVVCLPQNGACGALDGPPGGLTPAVVRELTDHQLPLAAGSGALRDAVNPVGRADPLEAAYLLAAGGALSATAAYEAVSGQARLLMGLPPVRVDAGFPAELLAVRGDSLAGALSGGHSRLVVHGGRVVSRTSAVREFADTVALALPRQGGHHR, encoded by the coding sequence ATGAACGCGGACAGCGCATCTCCCGACGGACCGCAGCACGGCAACCGGTCGGACTCGGGCGCGGCCGGACCGGGCAGCTCCGGCGGCAATCCGCTCGGGCACGGCCCGGTGCTGCTGCTGGCCGGTGCCCGACTGGCCGACGGCCGGGTGGTGGACGTGCGGATCAGCGGCGACCGGATCCAGGCCGTCGGCACCGCCGGCAGCCTCGGCCCGCTGCCGCAGTCGGCCCTGCCCTGCGGCAGCGCGATCAGCCTGGCGGGCGAGCACGAGCCGGCCGTGGCGGCCGGCGCCCGGATCGACCTGACGGGCTATCTGCTGCTCGCCGCGCCCGCCGAGCCGCACGCCCACCACGACACCGCCTTCACCGCGCTGCCCCCGCCCGCGTTCGCGGACGCGGCCCGCCCGGTCGCCCCGCCCACGGCCCCGCCGACGGCGCCGGGCGCCGAGAGCCCGGGCGAGCTGATCCGCCGGGTCACCGAGGCGGCCCTCACCTCGCTCGGCTACGGCGCCACCGCCCAGCGCACCCACGTACGGATCGGCGACGTGCACGGCCTGCGCCGGCTGGAGGCGGTCCTCACCGCCCGCCAGGCCCTGCGCGGGCTGGCCGAGCTGCAGGCGGTGGCGGTTCCCCGGCTGCTCACCGGCACGGTCGGCGCCGACGGCCGGGCCGCGCTGCGCGAGGCGCTGCGACTGGGCGCGGACGCGGTCGGCGGCTGCCCCGAGCTGGACCCGGACCCGGTCGGCTTCGTCCAGGTGGTGGCCGAGCTGGCGGCCGAGTTCGACTGCCCGGTCGACCTGCACCTGCGCGGCGGCGACCCCGGCCAGCTGGCCCGGCTCACCGCCCTGCTGGCCCCGCTGCGGCCACGGTTCGCGGTGGGCCCGTGCGACCGGCTCGGGCCCGGCGGCGGCGCTGCGCTGCGCGCGGCCGGCGCCCGGGTGGTCTGCCTGCCGCAGAACGGCGCCTGCGGCGCGCTGGACGGCCCGCCCGGCGGGCTCACCCCGGCGGTGGTACGTGAACTGACGGATCATCAACTGCCGCTGGCGGCGGGCAGCGGTGCGCTGCGGGACGCCGTCAACCCGGTGGGCCGCGCCGATCCGCTGGAGGCCGCCTACCTGCTGGCGGCCGGCGGGGCGCTGAGCGCGACGGCCGCCTACGAGGCGGTCAGCGGGCAGGCCCGGCTGCTGATGGGCCTGCCGCCGGTCCGGGTGGACGCCGGCTTCCCCGCCGAGCTGCTGGCCGTGCGCGGGGACAGCCTGGCCGGCGCCCTGTCCGGCGGCCACAGCCGCCTGGTGGTGCACGGCGGCCGGGTGGTCTCCCGCACCAGTGCGGTCCGCGAGTTCGCCGACACCGTCGCCCTGGCCCTCCCCCGCCAGGGCGGGCACCACCGCTAG
- a CDS encoding acyl carrier protein: MSVVSAAEAQQWLIEKIAHRLGVPQSEIAPEQYFDELDLDSTEALILAGELENWLGFELGSTTLWYHPTVKDLAEYLAQESASQAEGRHAASA; this comes from the coding sequence GTGTCCGTAGTGTCAGCGGCCGAGGCCCAGCAGTGGCTGATCGAGAAGATCGCCCATCGCCTCGGGGTGCCGCAGAGCGAGATCGCACCCGAGCAGTACTTCGACGAGCTGGATCTGGACTCCACCGAAGCCCTGATCCTGGCCGGTGAGCTGGAGAACTGGCTCGGCTTCGAGCTGGGCAGCACCACCCTCTGGTACCACCCGACGGTCAAGGACCTGGCCGAGTACCTGGCCCAGGAGTCCGCGTCGCAGGCCGAGGGCCGGCATGCGGCCTCGGCGTAA
- the rpmG gene encoding 50S ribosomal protein L33 translates to MAATDVRPKITLACVECKERNYITKKNRRNDPDRLEMKKHCPRCNSHTAHRETR, encoded by the coding sequence GTGGCTGCCACCGATGTCCGCCCGAAGATCACGCTGGCCTGCGTGGAGTGCAAGGAGCGGAACTACATCACCAAGAAGAACCGGCGTAACGACCCGGACCGTCTTGAGATGAAGAAGCACTGCCCCCGCTGCAACTCGCACACCGCGCACCGCGAGACCCGCTGA
- a CDS encoding citrate/2-methylcitrate synthase encodes MASATETNPTEINPTEIEVPRGLKGVVVTETRLSDVRGLEGFYHYRQYSAIDLAQQRSLEDVWHLMLLGELPDAAQLSAFRARTAPLRRLPDGLRPLLPALAAATARSGPLAGLGAALSIAAADRGVRPLYDTAPEQRIEDALFATALVPTILTALHRLQQGEQPVEPRADLTYAANYLYMLTGREPEPAQARAIEQYLIATVDHGFNASTFTSRVIASTGADLVACLLGGLGALSGPLHGGAPSRALDTLDEIGTPDRIDDWIRAHVLAGDRIMGFGHPVYRTEDPRSRMLRTVAEGFGGELIEFAVTVEQRVEAILAELKPGRELHTNVEFYAGVVMHLCGLPREMFTPTFAAARAIGWSANILEQAADSKIIRPAARYVGPPAPQPVPAPQGPLPR; translated from the coding sequence ATGGCGAGCGCGACCGAGACCAACCCCACCGAGATCAACCCCACCGAGATCGAGGTCCCGCGCGGCCTCAAAGGTGTCGTCGTCACCGAGACCCGGCTCAGCGACGTCCGCGGACTCGAGGGCTTCTACCACTACCGCCAGTACTCGGCGATCGACCTCGCCCAGCAGCGCAGCCTGGAGGACGTCTGGCACCTGATGCTGCTCGGCGAACTGCCCGACGCCGCCCAGCTGAGCGCCTTCCGCGCCCGCACCGCGCCGCTGCGACGGCTCCCGGACGGGCTGCGCCCGCTGCTGCCCGCACTCGCCGCGGCCACCGCGCGCAGCGGCCCGCTGGCCGGCCTCGGCGCCGCACTGTCGATCGCCGCCGCCGACCGGGGCGTCCGACCGCTCTACGACACCGCGCCCGAGCAGCGGATCGAGGACGCGCTGTTCGCCACCGCGCTGGTCCCCACCATCCTCACCGCGCTGCACCGCCTGCAGCAGGGCGAGCAGCCGGTCGAGCCGCGCGCGGACCTGACGTACGCCGCCAACTACCTCTACATGCTGACCGGCCGCGAACCCGAGCCGGCCCAGGCCCGCGCCATCGAGCAGTACCTGATCGCCACCGTGGACCACGGCTTCAACGCCTCCACCTTCACCTCCCGGGTGATCGCCTCCACCGGCGCCGACCTGGTCGCCTGCCTGCTCGGCGGACTCGGCGCGCTCTCCGGTCCGCTGCACGGCGGCGCCCCGAGCCGAGCGCTGGACACCCTGGACGAGATCGGCACCCCGGACCGGATCGACGACTGGATCCGCGCCCATGTGCTCGCCGGTGACCGGATCATGGGCTTCGGCCACCCCGTCTACCGCACCGAGGACCCGCGCTCACGGATGCTGCGCACCGTGGCCGAGGGCTTCGGTGGCGAGCTCATCGAGTTCGCCGTCACGGTGGAGCAGCGGGTGGAGGCGATCCTCGCCGAGCTCAAGCCGGGCCGGGAGCTGCACACCAACGTCGAGTTCTACGCCGGCGTGGTCATGCACCTGTGCGGCCTGCCGCGCGAGATGTTCACCCCGACCTTCGCCGCGGCCCGCGCCATCGGCTGGAGCGCCAACATCCTGGAGCAGGCCGCCGACTCCAAGATCATCCGCCCCGCCGCCCGCTACGTGGGCCCGCCCGCCCCGCAGCCGGTGCCCGCCCCGCAGGGCCCGCTCCCCCGCTGA
- the mug gene encoding G/U mismatch-specific DNA glycosylase, producing the protein MRPTPEQLAAAQDTTIPDVIAPDLRVLFCGINPGLWSGATGHHFARPGNRFWPALHRSGFTPRQLRPDEQGELLGLGLGITNVVARASAKAAELTREELEAGGVALAERVERLRPRVLAVLGIGAYRTAFGRPRTVIGRQPEGLGGTEVWVLPNPSGLNAHYTLDGLATEFRTLREALTEEG; encoded by the coding sequence GTGCGCCCTACACCCGAACAGCTCGCCGCCGCCCAGGACACCACCATTCCCGACGTCATCGCGCCCGATCTGCGGGTGCTGTTCTGCGGGATCAACCCGGGCCTGTGGTCCGGCGCCACCGGGCATCACTTCGCCCGTCCGGGCAACCGGTTCTGGCCCGCCCTGCACCGGTCCGGGTTCACGCCCCGTCAGCTACGACCGGACGAGCAGGGCGAGTTGCTCGGTCTCGGGCTCGGCATCACCAATGTGGTGGCGCGGGCCAGCGCCAAGGCCGCGGAGCTGACCCGCGAGGAGCTGGAGGCCGGCGGAGTGGCGCTCGCCGAACGGGTGGAGCGGCTGCGGCCGCGGGTCCTCGCCGTGCTGGGCATCGGCGCGTACCGGACGGCCTTCGGGCGTCCGCGCACCGTGATCGGCCGGCAGCCGGAGGGGCTGGGCGGGACGGAGGTCTGGGTGCTGCCGAACCCCAGTGGCCTCAATGCGCACTACACGCTGGACGGGCTGGCGACGGAGTTCCGCACGCTGCGGGAGGCGCTGACGGAGGAGGGGTAG
- a CDS encoding YajQ family cyclic di-GMP-binding protein → MADSSFDIVSKVEMQEVDNAINQTSREIATRYDFKNVGATIDRSGEKIEMKADGEERVKAILDVLQSKLIARKVSLKAVEAGEPQLSGKEYKIFATIKEGISQENAKKISKIIRDEGPKGVKAQIQGEELRVSSKSRDDLQTVQTLLKGKDLDFALQFVNYR, encoded by the coding sequence ATGGCCGACTCCAGTTTCGACATCGTCTCGAAGGTCGAGATGCAGGAGGTCGACAACGCGATCAACCAGACCTCCCGCGAGATCGCCACCCGCTACGACTTCAAGAACGTCGGGGCCACGATTGACCGGTCGGGCGAGAAGATCGAGATGAAGGCCGACGGCGAGGAGCGGGTCAAGGCCATCCTCGACGTGCTGCAGAGCAAGCTCATCGCCCGCAAGGTGTCGCTCAAGGCGGTCGAGGCCGGCGAGCCGCAGCTGTCCGGCAAGGAGTACAAGATCTTCGCGACGATCAAGGAGGGCATCTCCCAGGAGAACGCCAAGAAGATCTCGAAGATCATCCGGGACGAGGGCCCGAAGGGCGTCAAGGCGCAGATCCAGGGCGAGGAGCTGCGGGTCTCCTCCAAGAGCCGCGACGACCTGCAGACCGTCCAGACGCTGCTCAAGGGCAAGGACCTGGACTTCGCGCTGCAGTTCGTGAACTACCGCTAG
- a CDS encoding MaoC family dehydratase → MAVSFDEVAVGTELPAQSFPVSRATLVRYAGASGDFNPIHWNEKFAVGVGLPDVIAHGMFTMAEAVRVVTDWTGDPGAVVEYGVRFTRPVVVPNDEAGAVIEVSGKVAKLLDGRRVQVDLLVTSAGQKVLGMSRAVVQLG, encoded by the coding sequence ATGGCTGTCAGCTTCGACGAGGTCGCGGTCGGGACCGAACTGCCCGCGCAGTCCTTTCCCGTGAGTCGCGCCACACTGGTGCGCTACGCGGGTGCCTCGGGCGACTTCAACCCGATCCACTGGAACGAGAAGTTCGCGGTAGGGGTCGGCCTGCCGGACGTGATCGCCCACGGGATGTTCACCATGGCCGAGGCGGTCCGGGTGGTCACCGACTGGACCGGGGACCCGGGCGCGGTGGTCGAGTACGGGGTGCGGTTCACCCGGCCCGTGGTGGTGCCCAATGACGAGGCCGGGGCGGTGATCGAGGTCTCCGGCAAGGTGGCCAAGCTGCTGGACGGCCGCCGGGTGCAGGTGGACCTGCTGGTCACCAGTGCCGGGCAGAAGGTGCTCGGGATGTCGCGCGCGGTGGTCCAGCTCGGCTGA
- a CDS encoding MaoC family dehydratase N-terminal domain-containing protein translates to MALDPSFIGRTYPPTEPYEVGREKIREFAVAVGDPNPAYTEREAAKALGHPDVIAPPTFPFVLTYAAAAQVVEDPELGLDFSRVVHGDQKFAYTRPLRAGDRVRVEIAIDNIKSLAGNDVLTVRGEVVEESGEHVVTSIMTLVARAADEQADEKAGEQ, encoded by the coding sequence ATGGCGCTCGACCCCTCCTTCATCGGGCGGACCTACCCGCCCACTGAACCGTACGAGGTGGGCCGGGAGAAGATCCGGGAGTTCGCGGTCGCGGTGGGCGACCCCAACCCGGCGTACACCGAACGGGAGGCGGCCAAGGCGCTCGGTCACCCGGACGTGATCGCGCCGCCGACCTTCCCGTTCGTGCTCACCTACGCGGCCGCCGCCCAGGTGGTCGAGGACCCGGAGCTGGGCCTGGACTTCAGCCGGGTGGTGCACGGCGACCAGAAGTTCGCCTACACCCGCCCGCTGCGGGCCGGCGACCGGGTGCGGGTGGAGATCGCCATCGACAACATCAAGTCGCTGGCGGGCAACGACGTGCTGACCGTGCGTGGCGAGGTGGTCGAGGAGAGCGGCGAGCACGTTGTGACCTCCATCATGACGCTGGTCGCCCGGGCGGCCGACGAGCAGGCCGACGAGAAGGCGGGAGAGCAGTGA
- a CDS encoding squalene/phytoene synthase family protein, which yields MPSWRTTLTAAAITEESLRADYTVAARRVLRREQAPYLALRLLAAPSLVPYLASGLAFMNLVDDLAENGSPQQRADGLGALGDQVAAVLESGRSADPVLRAYAHAVRTRGLPEHWISDFLTGAATAEAGFTGFEAESDYQQYLDAYAWPGVLVFTGLQYRGGPDEQQARGWRRFVDAAQRVDFLADLAGDLAAGRLCIPQERLAEHGVTRSELEQAQDRPGVRALLADQSRRAREALAAASDVVQLADPGLRTVARTMTELMAHQLAAVERAGVGALRRDVGYGVLAPLRILAKARRSARG from the coding sequence TTGCCCAGTTGGCGCACCACCTTGACCGCCGCCGCGATCACCGAGGAGTCGCTGCGGGCTGACTACACGGTGGCGGCACGCCGAGTGCTGCGGCGGGAGCAGGCTCCGTATCTGGCGTTGCGCCTGTTGGCGGCGCCGTCGTTGGTGCCCTACCTGGCGAGCGGGCTGGCCTTCATGAACCTGGTGGACGACCTGGCCGAGAACGGATCGCCGCAGCAACGGGCGGACGGGCTGGGGGCGTTGGGTGATCAAGTGGCGGCGGTGCTGGAGTCCGGCCGGAGCGCGGACCCGGTGCTGCGGGCGTATGCGCACGCGGTGCGTACGCGTGGGCTGCCGGAGCATTGGATATCCGATTTTCTGACCGGTGCGGCCACGGCTGAGGCGGGATTCACCGGCTTCGAGGCCGAGTCCGACTATCAGCAGTATCTGGACGCGTACGCCTGGCCGGGCGTACTGGTCTTCACCGGCCTCCAGTACCGGGGCGGTCCGGACGAGCAACAGGCCCGGGGTTGGCGCCGGTTCGTCGATGCCGCGCAGCGGGTGGACTTCCTGGCCGACCTGGCCGGGGACCTCGCGGCCGGGCGGCTTTGCATACCGCAGGAGCGGTTGGCCGAGCACGGCGTCACCCGGTCCGAGCTGGAGCAGGCGCAGGACCGCCCCGGGGTCCGGGCGCTGCTGGCGGACCAGAGCCGGCGGGCCCGGGAGGCCCTGGCGGCCGCCTCGGACGTGGTCCAGCTGGCCGACCCGGGCCTGCGCACGGTGGCCCGGACCATGACGGAGCTGATGGCGCACCAGCTGGCGGCCGTGGAGCGGGCCGGCGTGGGCGCACTGCGGCGCGACGTCGGCTACGGGGTGCTGGCACCGCTGCGGATCCTGGCCAAGGCGCGCCGGAGCGCGCGCGGCTGA
- a CDS encoding citrate synthase, whose product MAEHRTPHHAERLTTQQVAELLGVKVETVYAYASRGQLSSERAPGGKGSTFDAREVAALAGRTRRPARQVADEPVTVRTGLTLIEGGRLYYRGVDVVELSRRHGFEAAVGWLWGRGTDPGVTLRAPAALTAVLARAADALPAQTRLPDRLRVSVAVASSADPLRFDLREENVLSIGAGLIAAMVESLPPAGSAVRGDSSLAARLWTRLTPVPPAPGAVACLDRALVLMADHDLAVSTVAARVAASARAHPYAVVSAGLGALDGPLHGAVGSLAYRLLSEVLASGDAVQVVSEYLRTGRSIPGLGIRVYPEGDPRAAALLSSMRQLPDSDRVLHAVEAVVRAAAGPAGAAEQPGLRPSVDLALAAFALAVGMPAEAGEVVVAVARTAGWLAHAVEEYREEPLRMRAHGIYTGPPPEGS is encoded by the coding sequence ATGGCCGAGCACCGCACCCCGCATCACGCCGAGCGGCTGACCACCCAGCAGGTGGCCGAGCTGCTCGGCGTCAAGGTGGAGACCGTGTACGCCTACGCCAGCCGGGGCCAGCTCAGCAGTGAGCGGGCACCCGGCGGCAAGGGCAGTACCTTCGACGCCCGCGAGGTGGCGGCGCTGGCCGGCCGGACCAGGCGCCCGGCCCGCCAGGTGGCCGACGAACCGGTCACCGTGCGGACCGGGCTGACCCTGATCGAGGGCGGTCGGCTCTACTACCGGGGCGTGGACGTCGTGGAGTTGTCGCGTCGGCACGGCTTCGAGGCCGCCGTCGGCTGGCTCTGGGGTCGCGGTACCGACCCGGGCGTCACGCTGCGCGCGCCCGCCGCCCTGACCGCCGTACTGGCCCGGGCCGCCGACGCGCTACCGGCGCAGACCCGGCTGCCCGACCGACTGCGGGTCTCGGTGGCGGTGGCGTCGTCGGCCGACCCGCTCCGCTTCGACCTGCGCGAGGAGAACGTGCTCTCCATCGGCGCGGGGCTGATCGCCGCGATGGTCGAGTCGCTGCCGCCGGCCGGCAGTGCGGTGCGCGGTGACAGCAGCCTGGCCGCGCGCCTGTGGACCAGGCTCACGCCCGTCCCGCCCGCTCCCGGCGCGGTGGCCTGCCTGGACCGCGCACTGGTGCTGATGGCCGACCACGACCTCGCGGTGTCCACCGTCGCGGCCCGGGTGGCGGCCTCGGCGCGGGCCCACCCGTACGCCGTCGTCTCGGCCGGCCTCGGCGCACTGGACGGCCCGCTGCACGGCGCCGTCGGCTCACTCGCCTACCGGCTGCTGAGCGAGGTGCTGGCCAGTGGCGACGCGGTGCAGGTGGTCTCGGAGTACCTGCGGACCGGCCGGTCGATCCCCGGCCTGGGCATCCGGGTCTACCCGGAGGGCGACCCGCGAGCCGCCGCACTGCTCTCCTCGATGCGGCAACTGCCCGACTCCGACCGGGTGTTGCATGCCGTGGAGGCGGTGGTGCGGGCCGCTGCCGGACCAGCCGGCGCCGCCGAACAGCCCGGGCTGCGCCCCAGCGTCGACCTCGCGCTCGCCGCGTTCGCCCTGGCCGTCGGCATGCCGGCCGAGGCGGGTGAGGTGGTGGTCGCTGTCGCCCGGACCGCCGGCTGGTTGGCCCACGCGGTGGAGGAGTACCGCGAGGAGCCGCTGCGGATGCGGGCCCACGGCATCTACACCGGGCCGCCTCCGGAAGGGAGTTGA
- a CDS encoding phosphatase PAP2 family protein produces the protein MTSLLHPARPATDTPRATTTQGRPSTWTRYLRMLAWPAYFLALWRYIADNGVPYQNDLVFCWLIGALIAAAVHSGYRFGWLRVLRDWVPVMAAVWAYSLLRGYGAHTPWAVHWAPQLAFDKAVGFGQVWTVRLQQWLYTPGHPHWYDYAATAVYMSHFFAVFVVMAALWKRRHDRFTRLVALYLALTFAAFATYVLYPADPPWLTAQNGHLPQLTRVVSDVLTQSGLPRAGSIFENGSRFDNDVAAMPSLHAAYPMLLALFFWPTAGRRLRVLLALYPLAMAFTLVYGAEHFVIDILMGWAYAAVVVFGLGRLLDRRAERRLERG, from the coding sequence GTGACCAGTCTGCTCCACCCCGCCCGTCCCGCCACCGACACGCCACGAGCCACGACAACTCAGGGCAGACCAAGCACCTGGACCCGCTACCTGCGGATGCTCGCCTGGCCGGCGTACTTCCTCGCGCTCTGGCGGTACATAGCCGACAACGGGGTGCCGTACCAGAACGACCTGGTCTTCTGCTGGCTGATCGGGGCGCTGATCGCGGCGGCCGTGCACAGCGGGTACCGGTTCGGCTGGCTGCGGGTGCTGCGCGACTGGGTGCCGGTGATGGCTGCGGTCTGGGCGTACTCGCTGCTCCGCGGCTACGGCGCGCACACGCCGTGGGCGGTGCACTGGGCGCCCCAGTTGGCGTTCGACAAGGCGGTCGGCTTCGGCCAGGTGTGGACGGTACGACTGCAGCAGTGGCTGTACACGCCGGGCCACCCGCACTGGTACGACTACGCGGCGACCGCGGTCTACATGTCGCACTTCTTCGCGGTGTTCGTGGTGATGGCGGCGCTCTGGAAGCGGCGGCACGACCGGTTCACCCGGTTGGTGGCGCTCTATCTGGCGCTCACCTTCGCGGCCTTCGCCACCTATGTGCTGTATCCGGCCGACCCGCCGTGGCTGACCGCGCAGAACGGGCACCTGCCGCAGCTGACCCGGGTGGTCTCCGACGTCCTCACCCAGAGCGGGCTGCCGCGGGCCGGGTCGATCTTCGAGAACGGCAGCCGGTTCGACAACGACGTGGCCGCGATGCCTTCGCTGCACGCCGCCTATCCGATGCTGCTGGCGCTCTTCTTCTGGCCGACGGCCGGGCGCAGGCTGCGGGTGCTGCTGGCGCTCTATCCGCTGGCGATGGCCTTCACGCTGGTCTACGGGGCCGAGCACTTCGTGATCGACATCCTGATGGGGTGGGCGTACGCGGCAGTGGTGGTCTTCGGCCTGGGGCGGCTGCTGGACCGCCGCGCGGAACGCAGGCTGGAGCGCGGGTAG